In the genome of Bradyrhizobium sp. CIAT3101, one region contains:
- a CDS encoding replicative DNA helicase, which translates to MALTDSNVLKLAPEPGTPAYRSAPHNIEAEQSLLGAILVNNDAFYRVSDFLEPKHYFEPLHQTIFETAGSLIRMGKIATPVTLKTFLPADTDVGGMTIGQYLARLAAEATTIINAQDYGRTIYDLALRRDLIGIGEDMVNVAYDAPVDFAPRAQIEDAERRLYELAESGRYDGGFQKFSQALAIAVDLAAKAFQRDGKLSGISTGMRDLDTKMGGLQHSDLIIVAGRPGMGKTSLATNIAYNVAKAYVGELQADGTMKAANGGVIGFFSCEMSSDQLATRIVAERTGIPSSHIRRGGISEADFDKIREVSIELQSLPFYVDATGGLSIAQLMARARRLKRQKGLDLLVIDYIQLLSGSGKRASDSRVQEITEITTSLKALAKELNVPVIALSQLSRQVESRDDKRPQLSDLRESGSIEQDADVVLFVYREEYYLAMKEPRPGTPEHEKWQLDMSLAHGKAEVIIGKQRHGPTGTVDLAFEASVTRFGDLAPDSQLPARSSNDY; encoded by the coding sequence ATGGCCCTGACTGATTCGAACGTCCTCAAACTCGCGCCCGAGCCCGGAACTCCCGCTTATCGGAGCGCGCCACATAATATCGAGGCGGAACAGAGCCTTCTGGGCGCGATTCTGGTCAACAACGACGCCTTCTATCGGGTCTCCGACTTCCTGGAGCCGAAGCACTATTTCGAGCCGCTGCACCAGACCATCTTCGAGACCGCCGGCAGCCTGATCCGGATGGGCAAGATCGCCACGCCCGTGACGCTGAAGACGTTCCTGCCCGCCGACACCGACGTCGGCGGCATGACCATCGGCCAATATCTGGCGCGGCTCGCGGCCGAGGCGACCACCATCATCAACGCCCAGGACTATGGGCGCACGATCTACGATCTTGCACTGCGTCGCGACCTCATCGGCATCGGCGAAGACATGGTCAATGTCGCCTATGACGCGCCGGTCGATTTCGCACCGCGCGCGCAGATCGAGGACGCCGAGCGCCGCCTCTACGAGCTCGCCGAGTCCGGCCGTTACGACGGCGGCTTCCAGAAATTCTCGCAGGCGTTGGCGATCGCGGTCGACCTCGCGGCAAAGGCATTCCAGCGCGACGGAAAGCTGTCCGGCATCTCGACCGGCATGCGCGACCTCGACACCAAGATGGGCGGCCTGCAGCACTCCGACCTCATCATCGTGGCCGGACGCCCGGGCATGGGCAAGACGTCGCTGGCGACCAACATCGCCTACAACGTCGCCAAGGCCTATGTCGGCGAGCTTCAGGCCGACGGCACCATGAAGGCTGCCAATGGCGGCGTGATCGGCTTCTTCTCCTGCGAAATGTCGTCCGACCAGCTCGCCACGCGTATCGTGGCCGAGCGCACCGGCATTCCCTCTTCCCACATCCGCCGCGGCGGCATCTCGGAAGCCGATTTTGACAAGATCCGGGAGGTCTCGATCGAGCTGCAGTCGCTGCCCTTCTATGTCGACGCGACGGGCGGCTTGTCGATCGCGCAGCTGATGGCGCGCGCACGCCGGCTGAAGCGACAGAAGGGCCTCGACCTGCTCGTGATCGACTACATCCAGCTGCTCTCCGGCTCGGGCAAGCGCGCCAGCGACAGCCGCGTGCAGGAAATCACGGAGATCACGACGAGCCTGAAGGCACTGGCGAAGGAGCTCAACGTCCCCGTCATCGCGCTGTCGCAGCTCTCGCGTCAGGTGGAATCCCGCGACGACAAGCGACCGCAGCTCTCCGACTTGCGTGAATCCGGATCAATCGAGCAGGACGCCGACGTCGTGCTGTTCGTCTATCGCGAGGAATATTACCTCGCCATGAAGGAGCCGCGCCCGGGCACGCCTGAACACGAGAAGTGGCAGCTTGACATGAGTCTGGCGCACGGAAAGGCCGAAGTCATCATCGGCAAGCAGCGCCACGGCCCGACAGGAACCGTCGATCTGGCGTTCGAAGCTTCCGTCACGCGGTTCGGCGACCTCGCGCCGGACAGTCAACTGCCGGCTCGCAGCAGCAACGATTACTGA
- the alr gene encoding alanine racemase, producing the protein MASDPNMIQQSGLLSAEANQAAALAAFGGVLTVDLDAIIANWRKLEKTAVPAECSAVIKADAYGCGTAQVAQALNKAGCKTFFVATIEEARTARAAVPDAAIYVLGGYFQNTGEHYAKINCRPVIGDLNELAEWDVFCRRTGWSGGAAVHIDTGMNRLGLTLAEAQAIIPRINAGDHGITLVMSHLVSAEQLNSPVNAKQLAAFRGIASEFSGVPAALSNSSGIFLGAPFQFDLVRPGAALYGVNPTPEADNPMQPVVDLKARIVQIRNIERGETVGYGGTWSARRPTKLAIIAVGYADGYFRAASSNDGTRGAEVIVAGKRCPVAGRVSMDLIAIDITDLPPNAARRGHMVTLLGEGITVDELAHHFGTIGYEVLTSLGHRYARVYKGGDVVEPLAKPEPEPALATEQPPAPPPLEQPAAPPPLPS; encoded by the coding sequence ATGGCGTCCGACCCGAACATGATCCAGCAATCCGGCCTTCTCTCCGCGGAGGCCAATCAGGCTGCCGCGCTCGCTGCCTTCGGCGGCGTGCTCACCGTCGATCTCGACGCCATCATCGCCAACTGGCGCAAGCTCGAGAAGACCGCCGTGCCGGCCGAGTGCTCGGCGGTGATCAAGGCCGACGCTTACGGCTGCGGCACCGCGCAGGTCGCGCAGGCGCTGAACAAGGCCGGCTGCAAGACCTTCTTCGTCGCCACCATCGAGGAGGCACGCACCGCCCGCGCGGCGGTGCCGGACGCGGCCATCTACGTGCTCGGCGGCTATTTCCAGAACACCGGCGAGCACTACGCCAAGATCAACTGCCGTCCCGTGATCGGCGACCTCAACGAGCTCGCCGAATGGGACGTGTTCTGCCGCCGCACCGGCTGGTCCGGGGGCGCCGCTGTGCACATCGACACCGGCATGAACCGGCTCGGGCTGACGCTCGCGGAAGCGCAGGCCATCATTCCCCGGATCAATGCCGGCGATCACGGCATCACGCTGGTGATGAGCCATCTGGTCTCGGCCGAGCAGCTCAACAGCCCCGTCAACGCCAAGCAGCTCGCTGCCTTCCGCGGCATCGCCAGCGAATTCTCCGGCGTGCCGGCGGCGCTCTCCAACTCCTCGGGCATCTTTCTCGGCGCGCCCTTCCAGTTCGACCTGGTCCGGCCGGGCGCAGCGCTCTACGGCGTCAATCCGACCCCGGAGGCCGACAATCCGATGCAGCCCGTGGTCGATCTCAAGGCGCGCATCGTGCAGATCCGCAACATCGAGCGCGGCGAGACCGTCGGTTACGGTGGCACCTGGTCCGCGCGTCGGCCGACCAAGCTCGCGATCATCGCGGTCGGTTACGCCGACGGCTATTTCCGCGCTGCAAGCTCCAATGACGGCACCCGCGGCGCCGAGGTGATCGTTGCCGGCAAGCGCTGCCCGGTGGCGGGCCGCGTCTCGATGGACCTGATCGCGATCGACATCACCGATCTGCCGCCGAACGCGGCGCGGCGCGGCCACATGGTGACGCTGCTCGGCGAGGGCATCACCGTCGACGAGCTCGCCCACCATTTCGGCACGATCGGTTACGAGGTGCTGACCAGCCTCGGCCACCGCTACGCCCGAGTCTACAAGGGCGGCGATGTCGTGGAGCCGCTCGCAAAACCGGAGCCGGAGCCTGCGCTGGCGACGGAACAGCCGCCCGCCCCGCCGCCACTCGAGCAGCCAGCGGCTCCGCCGCCGCTGCCGAGCTAG